The following coding sequences lie in one Rutidosis leptorrhynchoides isolate AG116_Rl617_1_P2 chromosome 6, CSIRO_AGI_Rlap_v1, whole genome shotgun sequence genomic window:
- the LOC139854284 gene encoding uncharacterized protein, giving the protein MTTDKKSNDVVAGTFLVNSKPDKVLFDSGADMSYVSLKYAATIDCHVCDLDSSLQVEIADGRFSVANGVYKNCVIDFRTEKFDIDLVPITLGEFDVVVGMDWLDHNRANLDCHEKFVRVRTPSRGELIVYGEAQRRLVPICTYARARPLMSSGGIAYLAYVVDTRDEPPSIESIPIFNEFKNIFPDDLPGVPPVRQVEFRIDLVPGRIPLPKLLIVWHQTRCMSF; this is encoded by the coding sequence ATGACTACTGATAAGAAGTCCAACGATGTGGTtgcaggtactttcttggttaactctaaaccCGATAAGGTgttatttgatagtggtgccgatATGTCGTATGTTTCTCTAAAATATGCGGCTACTATAGATTGTCATGTATGTGATCTAGACTCTTCGTTACAAGTCGAGATCGCCGATGGTAGGTTCTCGGTGGCTAATGGGGTGTACAAAAACTGTGTTATTGACTTCAGAACTGAGAAGTTTGATATTGACTTGGTTCCTAttaccttgggtgaatttgatgtCGTTGTGgggatggattggctcgatcataatagagctaaTCTCGATTGTCATGAGAAATTCGTGCGGGTGAGAACCCCAAGTAGGGGAGAGCTAATCGTGTATGGTGAAGCTCAAAGACGTCTCGTGCCTATTTGTACTTATGCTCGGGCACGTCCACTCATGTCTAGTGGGGGTATAGCTTATCTAGCCTACGTGGTTGATACCCGCGATGAGCCACCTTCCATTGAATCTATTCCTATTTTTAATGAATTTAAAAACATTTTTCCCGACGACTTACCGGGTGTTCCGCCGGTAAGACAAGTGGAGTTTCGCATTGATTTGGTTCCGGGGCGAATCCCATTgccaaaactccttatcgtttggcACCAAACGAGATGCATGAGTTTTTGA